A genomic region of Vibrio sp. 10N contains the following coding sequences:
- a CDS encoding 4a-hydroxytetrahydrobiopterin dehydratase produces MLNELRCEACSSDAIALGKDEQQQLLTELNDWQIVVRDGIPQLEKQYKFKNFKLAWAFSNQVAELAEDEFHHPSIVLEWGKVTVTWWSHSIKGLHQNDFICAAKCDGFIAQ; encoded by the coding sequence ATGCTTAACGAACTACGCTGCGAAGCATGCAGCAGTGACGCGATTGCACTAGGTAAAGATGAACAACAGCAGTTACTTACAGAACTAAATGACTGGCAAATTGTGGTACGTGATGGCATCCCACAACTAGAGAAACAGTATAAGTTCAAAAACTTCAAACTCGCTTGGGCGTTCTCAAATCAGGTGGCAGAGCTGGCCGAAGATGAATTTCATCATCCTTCGATTGTTCTGGAGTGGGGCAAGGTAACAGTGACTTGGTGGAGCCACTCGATTAAAGGTTTGCATCAGAATGATTTTATCTGTGCTGCCAAATGCGATGGCTTTATTGCCCAGTAG
- the phhA gene encoding phenylalanine 4-monooxygenase, producing the protein MTQYVSNPVNEQGLIDWSEEENRIWHDLVERQLDLVQDRACKEYLRGLELLDLPLDRAPQLTEINQVLQRETGWQVEPVPALIDFDRFFALLASRKFPVATFLRSREEFDYLQEPDFFHEIFGHCAMLTNPDFADFTQHYGQLGYQASSKQRVYLARLYWFTVEFGLVEQNGDLKIYGGGILSSPGETLYALDDERPLRQAFNIDNVLRTPYRIDIMQPTYFVLDDIRQLYELKQQDLSLDVAHAMESGLLPPLFEPKDITHA; encoded by the coding sequence ATGACTCAGTATGTATCTAACCCTGTGAATGAACAGGGGTTAATTGATTGGAGCGAAGAAGAAAATCGTATTTGGCACGACCTTGTCGAGCGCCAACTGGATCTCGTTCAGGATCGAGCGTGTAAAGAGTATTTACGCGGGTTGGAACTGCTTGATCTACCTTTAGATAGAGCGCCGCAACTTACCGAGATCAACCAGGTATTGCAGCGTGAAACGGGCTGGCAAGTCGAGCCGGTGCCGGCACTCATCGACTTTGATCGTTTCTTCGCATTGTTAGCGTCACGCAAGTTCCCCGTCGCCACGTTTCTGCGGTCACGCGAGGAATTTGACTATCTGCAAGAGCCCGACTTTTTCCACGAGATATTTGGCCATTGTGCCATGCTTACCAACCCAGACTTTGCGGATTTTACGCAGCACTATGGTCAGTTGGGGTATCAGGCGAGCAGTAAACAAAGAGTCTATTTGGCTAGGCTGTATTGGTTTACGGTCGAGTTTGGATTGGTCGAGCAAAACGGTGATTTGAAGATTTATGGAGGGGGTATTTTGTCATCACCGGGTGAAACGCTGTATGCGCTGGATGACGAAAGGCCGCTTCGCCAAGCGTTCAACATCGACAATGTGCTCAGAACGCCTTACCGAATAGATATCATGCAGCCGACCTATTTTGTGCTAGATGATATCCGCCAGCTATACGAACTGAAACAGCAAGATCTCAGTCTCGATGTGGCACACGCCATGGAATCTGGCTTGCTTCCACCACTTTTTGAACCAAAGGACATAACTCATGCTTAA